The sequence agtggcaaatgtatattaactagtaataacaaatttactgtaataaaatggtagcacaaggcatttcatcaccaccacgtgatggaaaagttacttttttgaactacaactcccacgagcccaatccctggggctgatgggaattgtagttcaaaaaagtaacttttccaagctctggattcacgtggtggtgatgaaatgccttgtcctaccattttactacagtaaatttgttattactagttaacatacatttgccatttatgaaggagttggagtcggaatcggtacatttctaccaactccgactccacccaaaattgctcccaactccacgactccgattccacagccctggttaacaCCCAGCCGTGCCCACCGCTGACACcttctcccttttaaaaaatcatttttaacagcattacaccacctttttaattttctgTAGTGCCTTTGATATAATGTTACTTTGGGGATATTGTGGGACATTAAAATGGCAGGCCCCCATAGGGAACCAGGATCtgtcattttaattttccacaatgccctggagtcACACTTACAAATAGACATTGTAGAAAATCAAAATGAAAGTTCCAAACCTCTGCTGGGGTGTCAGCTAATGGTGACCAGACCACTACTGTTCTTGAGTCCAGTGCCAGAAATGCACACCTGGCCTTTCAACACTGAAGCTGACTATGTGAACGCACATGCATTCACTAGCTCTAAACAACAAGGATGCAGTGGAACTGGCTTCCATGTGCATGTGCTTAGGATTTCAGCTATAGGAAAGTTTCCACAAATACTGAGAGAGCCATTCTCAACCAGTCCAAATTCCAACTGGAGAGTATACAGTATTTTGAATATCATCTCTTTGTCCTTTCGCCCAAGAATAAAATGTCTATAGAATGCAAACGTACCATTTTCAACGTGCTAGGAAAAGATGCTCCTTGCCAGGCGATGCTAGCTATTTTAAGCTTTGGTTGGTTTCATGTAATGACAATTATTTTCTTCATCCTTTGCTGCCTCAGAGCACCAAGGGCAACCTAACTATCTATGGCAAGCGCATCCTCCTCAACTAATGATAACTCCATATTATCATTTGTGGAGGACTTCACTCGGAAATTAAAGGAGCCGTAGAGCTTGGCTGATTCCTTGGAGGCTGCAAATCTGTTTCTCCTGTAGAGCTCACCTTTCCACATAGACATCATGAGCAAACTGGATAACACTACGCCCCCCAATGTTAAAAGGCAGAGCCCGGCAATCACACACCGATCCAAGTGAGCCCCAATCTTTGCACTCTCATTCTCCAGCCGCTCCATCTCCCTTGCCGCCACCGTGCTGCGATCCACAGTCACATCTCTGGGGACCACGTAGGAAATGATCACTAGCAAAATCCCACTGACCAGGAAGAAGATGGCACTGATGAAGCCATAGTCTACAGACTTCCCCCCGGCAGCTTCCGAACCAGCATCATCTTCCTCGGAAGCCAAAGAGGGTGGATCGTAGGGCCATTCGAGGGGCATCTCTCCACAAGGGTCAGGTTCATGAAGGAGATCCTGGGCTTGGCAACAGCTCCTATGGGCAAGACTTCCTGGGTATTCTAGATTGTTGACATTTTCATCCACGCAAGTGAATGACGTCTCCGATTCACAGCAGCAAGCTCTCTTTTGGGTTGCCTCCTTTTCTTCTTTGGGAAGGCCTGGGTGGCAGCTGACCTCATCTGTAGCTGTACATTCTGGGGACAGCCAGAATGCAGCAGTGAAGGAAAGAGGAGCCTCAGCAGTATCTGCCATGGCTGCCTTTTGGACAGCTTTGCAGTGCCTCTCACAGCACTCGGCAGTCACGGTGAGCACTGGAGTCATCCCCACACTTTCACTGGGCTGTCCCTGACAGTGGGGAACATGCCCTCTCCAGTCCACATTGTGACACTGATCTGCCTGACCGCCCTCTTTGGCGAGGTACAGAAGCTCCACACATGCCATTGGAGACTCCCTTGAACAAGCCACGGTTTACCATTCATATGGCCATGCTTCAGCAAATGCTGCCAATTACAATCTCGTTGTCAAGCAGTAGCATGACACACAAAGGTGCTCTTGGGCAATTGAAGCAAACTACCATACtctagccttttcttttttttttgctgggatTCAGTTTCAGCCGCTACCCAATTAAACACATTTCTTTGGGCATGCATTCCTTTTCAATCTGCAAACAGAAAGAAGGTAGGGGAGAAACAGCTTCATCATCAAGATATATTACGAGCCAAAAACAAGTGTAGCAGAAACATAATACAGACTCTACTCATTATTCTGGTTTTGTCCagtgtttgtgtgcgtgtgtgtgtgtgtggcagagaCAACCAATGTGATTGTTTTAATCAAGGATTTAAAGCCCCAATTGCTTGCCGATCCACAATCTATTAGGAACTCTAATCAACCTTTGACACTGCTATCCAATTACGAAGAGAATCCATCAGAAATAAAAAGTATTAAATACACAAATAGTTTCCATCTCTGGGGCTCATGTGTAAAGGACCACCGAGTTTAAAACAGAAAGGGCAAAAGAACTAAAATGGGAAAGTCCAAATTCAAATGCAGAGTCTAATTAGGAAGAAGCAAGCAAATCCCATGCAACGCAGTAAATCCAGGATCTCTATTCTCTTGTGGAAATCTGATAATCccaggaggagggaaaggagcaCTTTCTGAAAGCAGATCTGAAGCTCcgatcaaaaaaacaaaaacaaaacgcaCAACGCTTGCAACGAAAGGATACCTCAAAGCCCGAGGAGTCAAAGAGATGGGAGCGTGTTTCTTCCTGACGCAATTCATTACATGCAAGGAAGAGAGTCGGAAAACttagagaaaagaaaaaggcggtgactttaaaggggggggggaaatcctgtgCAGActttttgaaatatatatatgcataagcctgaatatttttttttaaatgattataAATGTTATCCCTTGAGAATGCTGCCTTCTGGACGTCAGTAATGGACTGGGTTGTAGAATGCAAAACACAGCCGTGCCAAAGAAGAGACGCGAGCATAAAAGagaccctcccctctccccccccctgggGGTCTATCTGCAAACTACAGCCAGACTCATTTACCCTCAGGCTGGCGGCAGACTCCGATGGCCGCTGCTGCTTGGTTCTCTCCCCCTCCGGGCATACCTCTCCCCCATCAGTTTGTCTCCATCAAGCAGCGACAGAGCGACGTTGCCCATCCCAGACTGGCCCGCCGAAGTCTCGTCAAGAAGCACTTGTGGCCAGTCCTCCTCCACACTTTTCCGCCCGCCTGCCTCCCTAGGAGCGGGTGGGAAAAGTGGACGGGGATGCGCCGGCTGGGAGGAGCTCTCAGTGTATTCTGGGAGATGTAGTCCCGCTACGGGCGGGAGGGCGGCTGAAGTCGGGCTTAAAGTTCCTCAGAGGCCAGACCAGAGACGGGAGGTTCAAAGACGGCCAGGGTGCCGCCGTCTCAGAACCCGCGTGCAGAGCAAGGGCGCAGCCTTGACGCGTGGGAAATCCTTAAGTGATGTCCTTAGATCATGTGCAGAGCTTGTCCCTCGCCACCCACCCCCGCCCCCTCCAAATAGCAAGTAAGCGCTCGCTGCGTGTTTAGGGTTAGAAAGGAGTTTCACGCAGGAGCGCCTTTGCAGACTTGGATGGGAAAACCGTGAACGCAAGTGGGAATAGATAGAACTCAGCAAGGTCCGCGGTAGGACACGCTGAAGGTGTGTCTTGTAAGGCTTTTAAGAgcatttgctttttattattatttccccatcTTTCTAAATTTCAGCCTAACTACAGGTGTTTTGTCAAGACGCAAAGATATATGTGCAGACGGATTTGCCCTTTTTGAGTGCACAGTATACCTAGTGCACGAGACCTCTGTTAGTTTGTTAAAGTAGtgataagagagagaaaaagaggttCCTCCGAGGCACACTGAGCCAATCACTGTTTCTGCCTAACCTGcttgcagggttgttgggaagataaaATGGGAGTTGGAACTGCGTGCTTGAACTTCTCTGACGAAATGCGAGATTTAACATGCAACAACAGTAATAGTTTATATTTGTGATAATATAATaatgacatttaaaaataaaacaaatgtggGATGTTTATTCTTTCTGTGAGGAGGACTTGAGATGGATACGGGAGAAGACAGAGATAGAGATACTGAATCAGGTTGagaatctgcagccctccagatctcGTTGCTGAActccctggccattgcccatggtagctggagctgatgggagttgggagtccaatgacaactggagggccatagcttccCCACCCTTGCACTAGATAGACTACACCCTCAAACGCATTATCTCCAACTGCCTCCGGTTACGCCAGTCCCAGATTTTTAACTCAGAGCTGCAGCACTACAAGCAAAGGTCTTTCTGGTTCTCACTTTTGTTTTCAGACTGTCAATAGTAAAGTGTTCACAGACGATTTTGTGCTCTTTTATAACCACATAAATGTGTTCTGCCAAAGATGTCAGGTGCGGAGGTGGTGAGAAAAAAACTGCATGGCAACATGGAGCCTTCTGCAACCACAAATAAAACCGCCTAAAAGATGAATCAGtcaatatgaaaagggaaggaatgcTCATTAAAGAGCCAGAAAACTTCCTCCCCCATCCTTTTTACTCTCTTTTTGTTTTGCtgagttcacacatgcatgctcatCACTCTGTGGCAGCTCAAGtgatgacttgcatgtgtgaaatgGCCATCACACCTCAAAGGAGGCACACTCATGATCTGTTCACATTGTCATAAAGACGAAGCTTTTGAATGGAGGCAAGTTATTTGTTCAGCTGTTAGTCACCAAGTGCTGAGATTGATTGTGTTATGTAGGACTCAACAGAACTTGGGTAAAACACatgatttgtatgcagaaggttcaaggttcagtccttggatctccctttaaaaaaaagaatcaagcAATGGGAAGAATCTCTGCTTGAGGAGGTAGAGAACTGCTACTGGGTCAGATAGCCCAAACAGCAGTAGCAAAGGCTCTAGATCAGTGACAGGACACAAGCGTTACATTTTGAACAgcagctcccaaactgtggtctgtggatcacTGTGGTCAatgggcttcattcaggtggtccccaGCATGCCTGTGGATTTGTAGTTGAAGATGGGCGAATCCATTgcattgaatattcatattgatctttaatttatttgtattgcttttatttctatattgTATGTTACTGCATTACAGTTTGAATActgtggaattacaattgctacaacaggcaatgTGGTGGCTggccaaaaccctcagcaattttcaagaggtccatggggaaatagttgggaaccactgattctGAAagtccaagttcagtccccagcatccccaggtagggctaggagagacccctgcctgaaatcctggagagctgctaccagtcactgtagacaatactgaaataGATGGACTATATATAAGGAAACTTTCTATGTATCCAGTCACCTGATCCTTGGAGTGGAAGGGATGAAGCTCAGaagcagagtatctgctttgcatgcagaagtcccaggttcagtgcctgggaccccaggtaggactgagagagacccctgcctgaaaccctggagagctgctgccagtcagggtagacaatactgagctagatggactaatggcttgactcaatataagggagcttcctaggTGGAATGGAGCCCGGAGGAGGTGTCTGATGGGACATCAGCAGGATTGGAGTGAAGAACAAAAGCTTTCTGTTGGTTGGTGCAGTTGGTGCTGGAGGTTAAAGTGGGCTGAACCTCTGTTGGTGTTATGGGTTTGGgtaagctgcacaggaagtaaGAGTGAGTGCAACCCCATAACTGCCACTGCAATGGGGTCACATGTTGTCGggattctattgagttgcgtagcagagcggAGAGATTTGAGctagcttatgtgtgtgtgtgtttgaatctttgctaagattctaccttccctgcaaattagtcagacagagactttgagctttaaaataagaaagaactactttattctggaaatacatgcttgataggaaagagtccttacatctagctaaccaactatgttggagcagtctgcactggtcccagtgcagctctcatgctggttgagagggagagacaaaggaaagaggtctgctcccctctcgagagagaagaagaactgggaaggcgggaaggaactgggatcaacatcctttgcatatcagtctagcaggagggggagaggcggcaaggatcaaaggacaggtatagcctagcagcaaagaggtctcctctctagctaccctttttaaccccatgcaacctccaagttggagttgaacctcatacattccaacacatgtAACCTGCTGTGTGGGAGCAGAGCTCAACAGTCTGGCTCCTTAATGCACATGTATGAGTTACACAGTTCACCTAAGTGAAATCACTAGTGCTGCTGGATTTTAGTTGGCAGTGGATTTTAGTTCTGGCAGCTAGCCCCAAATGTGTGGCTTGTGAGCATGTGTGGCTTTCTGGAAGTTGACCcagaagggggaaaagaaaagagtgGGGAGAGCCCCCATCAATCCAGCTGATATAAGAAAAAAGTAATGTAAGAAGAGCTGTCCTGGATCAGGgccaatttaagaacataagaagagccctgcttgatcaagccaaaggcttatgtagtccagcatcctgttctcagtggtcaactagatgcctatgggaagcccgcaagcaggacctgagctcaacagctatctccccacctgtgattcccagcaactggcattcagagttcccctctattcagcactggttaggcctcctcttgagtactgtgtccagttctggtctccgcacttcaagaaggatgcagacaaactggaacgggttcagaggagggcaacaaagatgatcggggactggaaacaaagccctatgaagagagactgaaagaactgggcgtgtttagcctggagaagagaagactgaggggagatctgatagcactcttcaagtacatgaaaggttgtcacatagaggagggccaggatctcttctcgatcgtcccagagtgtaggacacagaataatgggctcaagttgcaagaagccagattttgactggacatcaggaaaaacttcttaactgttagagctatacgacaatggaatcaattacctagagaggtagtgagctctccgacactggaggcattcaagaggcagctggacagccatctgtcaggaatgctttgatttggattcctgcattgagcagggggttggacttgatggccttataggccccttccaactctactattctatgagttcTATGAGAGTCATTCTGTCTccgacagtgaaggtagaacatagccattatggctaatagccattgagaaccttgtcctacatgaatttgtctaatcatcttttaaagccatccaagctggtggcatcAGTGCATttttgggagtgaattccatagtttaactatgtactgtgtgaagaagggtttttgtttttttgtctgacCTGAAACTGCCAACATTTAGCTGTGTCGGATTGCCCTGGATTCTGTCATTATGAGTTAATATTATCTAGATGAATCAGgaaacatcctgtttcccatcaTGACCATGAGGATGTCTCAGAAAAGTCCACAAATCTTGCCGGCCAAGATTCCCCCTGTCTGTGCCACTTCAGGCTGGGAAGGAGAGTTGCCTCTCTGAGTGCTGCCCCCCCCATTAATGGAGGAAGTTAGGGAGGAGAGTCCAGGCTACTGTGAACCCCGACATGCTAAGTTTTCTATGCTTGTATTTTTATGGGGAAGCATTAAAATAGATACCTCCCATCCCCTTTCCCCTTACAGCTTGAGGTGATACAAATGTGGGCTTACTTGCTGCAGAATAAGGTGGCAGAATGGTGAAGTGGTACAATGGACCGTTGAGGCAGAAGATAAGATGGTCTACAGTAATGACTCCTTGCAAAATTGAACCAGCACGGTTGACAAAGGCCCATCTTTCTCATGGATGTGTTAGTTGTCCATTCACAAACAGggtctttttttatttattatttatttattggatttatatcctgcccttcctcccagtaggagtaggtctagttttgttttgtttttgaagtgGACAAACATTCAAAAGTGGCATCCTCCTGCTGTACGAGTACAGTGCAGTTCCCCACCTCATCTCATTCCCACTTTGTTCTGCCATGTTATTAGTCCACGTCTTCAGTTCTGTTCAGTTATCTGACACATATTTTGCACGCAGAGACAAAACTACATATTCAGAGTGATCCCTGCtgtgactgtaccacttcaggctgcgAGTGGTGGAAACACACTACCAGCACATTAAGGAGAGTTCTAATCTAGGCAttttgttttttccccccaaATGTTTGTGAAATgagttttcatttcagcaaacatGAAACAGTgtgatttcccacaatgccagTTTGAAATGGTGGAGTCCAGCAAAGGCAATGTGTAAATCGTCAGTTTGTGATGCTGCAGGAAGGTAAGGTGATGCCCCTTAGCCTCCCCACCTCTGGAATTACTTGCATGCTTCCTCTTCTTTCCAGTCCCACCCAGGACTTCTATTTTGGGGAAACAGGAAGGGAAGATCACACAATCTAAGAAACTAACACACCATGGCACTGTTAAGAAACTGGTTTGAGTCTCTGCATTAAAAATATTACTGTTGTCCCTTAAAACAATAAGCTGACAACCTGCAACACATCCCACAgttctttcattctgatttttcaAGCACATTCCTGTTAAAAATTAGAAGAATATATGCTCTGATGGCCATATTTATAACTAAGATATCCATCAGTTAATCCATTCATCAATCATATAAGCTCTTAATTTCTATGATTCCTGACTTTCTCACACttgggccttttttttttttggctttcgCTAACTTCGTACCTACTCAGCTGTGGGAACTTTCAGGGTCTAGGACAGCTTTCCCccacctggtaccttccagatgttttgaactacaactcccatcagccccaaccagctttTCCATTGTCTGCAAGCTGATTCTGTTAGCTAGTGGTTGAacatgggatcctctgcaagcaAAGTGGTTGTTTGATGCATAATAACAGTATACAAGGGGAAAGATGACACACTGCTTGCACTTGGAGAGTATCCGTGCATACAGCATCATGCCAATATTtggacaactttttttttttgctaaagacAGGCCTCCATTTCTGGATTGCTGAATGTTCCAAGTATATTACTGTGACAGCTCTATTGATTTGCAAATCAAATAAGAAGAGAGATGAAAACAACATAGCACTTCTCTAGACCCTAGTTAATGTATAGCCTCCCTTTATCCGTCATGCTTTAAGAAAACCATCAATATATTTTCCTGGAGGAAAAAATTGTGTGGCATCTTGTACCAGAACTGTCAATAACTACACAGCAAAATTGCTTCTGTTTCCTGTTGCTCAGAAACCAGGAAGTTCAACAACTAGGATTCACTCAGGAACGTAAGGAGCACCCTGCTGGATAACACCAATGGCCCAttaaatccagcatcctgttttccatagtggccaaccagttgcccatggggagCCCATAAATAGCCCACTCTTGCTATTtattgtttcccagcaactggtattcaaaggcatgctcCCTCTGATACTGCACATGTATAAAACCATCAAGATTGACTAGCAGCAATTGTtagccttgccctccctcctatAGAGGGACTCATTTTTTTGTGACCGAGTTTTGGTGTTTTTAGGTTTTTGAGACCATACTTTTATGTGTGATTTTAGCatctaataataatgatgataagtaaatggatgatgatgaagatggtgataataataataataataataataacaacaacaacaacaaatggctcAATACCCTTTTTCAAACAGAAATAAACACTATGGTGGGAAATGCTTTAGAAAAGAAAGTATATCCATAAGCACTAATTTATGAATCACACATCATGTGTATTTTATATTAATTTCCATTGGAGCTGTCCGTAGTACTGATCACATCATTGTTAAACTCTGTGTACATCTCTTGGTTCAGAAGAGGTGAGTTTCAGATTTCTGCTCACTAAGGTCTGACACTCTTCCCTTGAACTCCTGGTGCATAGTCACAATAACctcactttatgctgttttgcaaaatacaggcagaagagaaagaaaaaacacagtGTAGTTGCCTAGCAACTGCAGGGATACACTCAGCAACCATTTCTGATCTCAGCATCTGCCTTTCCCTGGGCAACAGTATAATGGGTGGAGTTGGCCTTAACCAttggggagggttgtagctcagtgatagagcatctgccttccatgcagaaggtcccaggttattgaaccagcatctccaggtagggctgggagagactccctgcctgaaaccttggagagccactgccagacataagaacataagaagagcctgctggatcaggccagtggcccatctagtccagcatcctgttctcacagtggccaaccaggtgcctgggggaagcccgcaagcaggacccgagtgcaagaacactctcccctcctgaggcttccggcaactggttttcagaagcatgctgcctctgactagggtggcagagcacagccatcagggctagtagccattgatagccgtgtcctccatgaatttgtctaatcttcttttaaagccatccaagctggtggccattactgcatcttgtgggagcaaattccatagtttaactatgcgctgagtaaagaagtacttccttttgtctgtcctgaatcttccaacattcagcttctttgaatgtccacgagttctagtattatgagagaaggagaagaacttttctctatccactttctcaatgccatgcataattttatacacttctatcatgtctcctctgacccgccttttctctaaactaaaaagccccaaatgctgcaacctttcctcgtaagggagtcgctccatccccttgatcattctggttgccctcttctgaaccttttccaactctataatatcctttttgagatgaggcgaccagaactgtacacagtattccaaatgcggccgcaccatagatttatacaatggcattatgatatcagctgttttattttcaatacctttcctaattattgctagcatggaatttgcctttttcacagctgccgcacactgggttgacattttcatcgtgctgtccactacaaccccgaggtctctctcctggtcggtcaccgccagttcagaccccatgagcgtatatgtgaaatgaagattttttgctccaatatgcataattttacacttgtttatattgaa is a genomic window of Rhineura floridana isolate rRhiFlo1 chromosome 1, rRhiFlo1.hap2, whole genome shotgun sequence containing:
- the TMEM74 gene encoding transmembrane protein 74, whose translation is MACVELLYLAKEGGQADQCHNVDWRGHVPHCQGQPSESVGMTPVLTVTAECCERHCKAVQKAAMADTAEAPLSFTAAFWLSPECTATDEVSCHPGLPKEEKEATQKRACCCESETSFTCVDENVNNLEYPGSLAHRSCCQAQDLLHEPDPCGEMPLEWPYDPPSLASEEDDAGSEAAGGKSVDYGFISAIFFLVSGILLVIISYVVPRDVTVDRSTVAAREMERLENESAKIGAHLDRCVIAGLCLLTLGGVVLSSLLMMSMWKGELYRRNRFAASKESAKLYGSFNFRVKSSTNDNMELSLVEEDALAIDS